From a region of the Corvus moneduloides isolate bCorMon1 chromosome 27, bCorMon1.pri, whole genome shotgun sequence genome:
- the NEFL gene encoding neurofilament light polypeptide encodes MSSYGYDPFFPSYKRRYAESPRIHVSVRSGGGFGSARSAYSSLSAPVSSVSVRRSYATSSASGSLLHSVDSLDLSQVAAISNDLKSIRSQERAQLQDLNDRFACFIERVHELEQQNKVLEAELLVLRQKHAEPSRFRALYEQEIRELRLAAEEATSEKQALQGERESLEETLRGLQARYEEEVLSREDAEARLLEVRKGADEAALARAELEKRVDSLLDELAFLKKVHEEELAELQAQIQYAHLSVEMDVSAKPDLSAALRDIRAQYEKLAARNMQNAEEWFRSRFTVLSESAAKNTDAVRAAKDEVSESRRLLKAKTLEIEATRGMNEALEKQLQELEEKQSADISALQDTINKLENELRTTKSEMARYLKEYQDLLNVKMALDIEIAAYRKLLEGEETRLSFTSVGSITSGYSQSAPTFGRSAYSGLQSSSYLMTTRSFPTYYSSHVQEEQIEIEETIEAAKAGEAKAAPAEEGEEEEKEEGEEEAGEEAEEEEEGAKEESEEAKEGEEEEGEGEGEETAAEEGEESQEAAEEAAEEEKEEKEEKEAAGKEESEGKKKA; translated from the exons ATGAGCTCGTACGGCTACGACCCGTTCTTCCCGTCCTACAAGCGGCGCTACGCGGAGAGCCCGCGCATCCATGTGTCGGTGCGCAGCGGCGGCGGCTTCGGCTCGGCGCGCTCCGCGTACTCCAGCCTGTCCGCGCCCGTGTCCTCCGTGTCCGTGCGCCGCAGCTACGCCACCTCCAGCGCCTCGGGCTCGCTGCTGCACTCGGTGGACAGCCTGGACCTGAGCCAGGTGGCCGCCATCAGCAACGACCTCAAGTCCATCCGCAGCCAGGAGCGAGCGCAGCTGCAGGACCTCAACGACCGCTTCGCCTGCTTCATCGAGCGCGTCCacgagctggagcagcagaacaagGTGCTGGAGGCCGAGCTGCTGGTGCTGCGGCAGAAGCACGCCGAGCCCTCCCGCTTCCGCGCGCTGTACGAGCAGGAGATCCGCGAGCTGCGCTTGGCCGCGGAGGAGGCGACGAGCGAGAAGCAGGCGCTGCAGGGCGAGCGGGAGAGCCTGGAGGAGACGCTGCGCGGGCTCCAGGCGCGCTACGAGGAGGAGGTGCTGAGCCGCGAGGACGCGGAGGCGCGGCTGCTCGAGGTGCGCAAGGGCGCGGACGAGGCGGCGCTGGCGCGGGCGGAGCTGGAGAAGCGCGTGGACAGCCTGCTGGACGAGCTGGCCTTCCTCAAGAAGGTGCACGAGGAGGAGCTGGCCGAGCTGCAGGCGCAGATCCAGTACGCGCACCTGTCCGTGGAGATGGACGTGTCGGCCAAGCCCGACCTGTCGGCCGCGCTGCGCGACATCCGCGCGCAGTACGAGAAGCTGGCGGCGCGCAACATGCAGAACGCCGAGGAGTGGTTCCGCAGCCGCTTCACCGTGCTCAGCGAGAGCGCGGCCAAGAACACGGACGCCGTGCGCGCCGCCAAGGACGAGGTGTCCGAGAGCCGCCGCCTGCTCAAGGCCAAGACGCTGGAGATCGAGGCCACCCGCGGCATGAACGAGGcgctggagaagcagctgcaggagctggaagagaagcagagcGCGGATATCTCCGCGCTGCAG GATACAATCAACAAATTGGAGAACGAGCTGAGAACCACAAAGAGTGAGATGGCTCGGTACTTGAAGGAATATCAGGACCTGCTCAATGTGAAAATGGCCCTGGACATCGAAATTGCAGCCTACAG GAAACTGCTGGAAGGGGAAGAGACCCGGCTCAGCTTCACCAGTGTCGGCAGCATCACCAGTGGCTACAGCCAGAGTGCCCCCACCTTCGGCAGGTCCGCCTACAGCGGCCTCCAGTCCAGCTCCTACCTGATGACCACTCGCTCCTTCCCCACCTACTACTCCAGCCACGTCCAGGAGGAGCAGATTGAAATCGAGGAAACCATCGAGGCTGCCAAAGCAGGAGAAGCcaaggcagctcctgcagaagagggtgaggaggaagagaaagaggaaggcGAGGAGGAAGcgggagaagaggctgaagaagaggaggaag GTGCTAAGGAGGAATCAGAAGAAGCCAAAgagggtgaggaagaggaaggagaaggagaaggggaagaaacagcagcagaagaaggGGAGGAGTCCCAGGAAGCTGCTGAGgaagctgctgaggaggagaaggaggagaaggaagagaaggaagcagcaggaaaggaagagagcGAAGGCAAGAAGAAGGCTTGA